In the Campylobacter showae genome, one interval contains:
- the ttdB gene encoding L(+)-tartrate dehydratase subunit beta, giving the protein MSKKILTTPIAPEDLADIKIGDVIYLTGHIVTCRDVPHRRVVEECRDLPLDIRGGAILHAGPIIRKMDGGGKEGFEMVSVGPTTSMRMEKFEREFIAKTGVRLIVGKGGMGEGTMSGCKEFGAIHCVFPAGCAVVAATQVEQIESADWTELGMPETLWKCRVKEFGPLIVSIDAHGNNLFEQNKVKFNEKKDAALAEILPQVGFIK; this is encoded by the coding sequence ATGAGTAAGAAAATTTTAACCACGCCGATCGCGCCCGAGGATCTAGCGGATATCAAGATCGGCGACGTGATCTACCTAACCGGGCACATCGTCACCTGCCGCGACGTGCCGCACAGACGCGTCGTAGAGGAGTGCCGCGACCTACCGCTAGACATCAGAGGCGGTGCGATCCTGCACGCGGGGCCGATCATCAGAAAAATGGACGGCGGCGGCAAAGAGGGCTTTGAGATGGTCTCTGTGGGGCCGACGACTAGCATGCGGATGGAGAAATTTGAGCGCGAATTTATCGCTAAAACGGGCGTGCGCCTGATAGTGGGCAAAGGCGGCATGGGCGAGGGCACGATGAGCGGCTGCAAGGAGTTTGGCGCGATACACTGCGTATTTCCCGCGGGCTGCGCGGTGGTCGCCGCGACGCAGGTCGAGCAGATCGAGAGTGCTGACTGGACGGAGCTTGGGATGCCTGAGACGCTGTGGAAGTGCCGCGTGAAGGAGTTTGGCCCGCTCATCGTCTCCATAGACGCGCACGGAAATAATCTTTTCGAGCAAAACAAGGTCAAATTTAACGAGAAAAAGGACGCGGCGCTGGCTGAAATTTTACCGCAGGTGGGGTTTATAAAGTAA
- a CDS encoding DUF2809 domain-containing protein — MREENLNEQKARPKGAKKAQTRQSARTRLAFLAAAGVILAAEIYIVICVKGGFVRHYAGDVLAVILLYALARAAFSEPPLNLPLKIFAFAAALELAQYFGAVQILGIENKILKVMIGGTFDFTDLLCYAAGCVLAGVYEKFEKKEKRWINKKP; from the coding sequence AAGGCTAGGCCGAAGGGCGCAAAAAAGGCGCAAACAAGACAAAGCGCGAGGACGAGGCTAGCGTTTTTAGCCGCGGCTGGCGTGATCTTGGCGGCTGAAATTTACATCGTGATCTGCGTAAAGGGCGGCTTCGTGCGGCACTACGCGGGCGACGTTTTGGCCGTCATCTTGCTTTACGCTTTGGCGCGGGCTGCTTTTAGCGAGCCGCCTTTAAATTTACCGCTTAAAATTTTCGCGTTTGCCGCAGCCTTGGAGCTCGCGCAGTATTTTGGCGCGGTGCAAATTTTAGGCATAGAAAATAAAATTTTAAAAGTAATGATCGGCGGGACGTTTGATTTTACCGACCTGCTCTGCTACGCCGCAGGCTGCGTCCTGGCGGGCGTTTATGAAAAATTTGAAAAAAAGGAGAAGCGATGGATAAACAAAAAGCCGTGA
- the ttdA gene encoding L(+)-tartrate dehydratase subunit alpha: protein MDKQKAVKKMTEVMAKFVGYTGKVLPDDVTAKLRELSERETQPLAREIYKTMFENQRLAKELDRPSCQDTGVIQFFVRCGANFPLIGEIEELLREAVLRATREAPLRHNSVETFDEYNTGKNVGKGTPSVFWEIVPGSSECEIHTYMAGGGCSLPGKATVLMPGMGYEGVVKFVMDIMTSYGINACPPLLVGVGIGTSIDVASLLSKKALMRPLGSRNPNDRAALTEKLLEDGINKIGLGPQGMSGASSVMGVHIENCARHPSVIAVAVNVGCWSHRKGHIVWDEKINFAVKSHKEFAL from the coding sequence ATGGATAAACAAAAAGCCGTGAAAAAGATGACCGAGGTCATGGCGAAATTCGTCGGCTACACGGGCAAGGTGCTGCCTGATGATGTGACGGCAAAGCTGCGGGAGCTTAGCGAGCGCGAGACGCAGCCGCTAGCGAGAGAAATCTACAAAACAATGTTTGAAAACCAGCGCCTGGCTAAGGAACTAGATCGTCCGTCCTGTCAGGATACGGGCGTGATCCAGTTTTTCGTGCGCTGCGGAGCGAACTTCCCGCTCATCGGCGAGATTGAGGAGCTGCTGCGAGAGGCCGTACTGCGAGCGACGCGCGAGGCTCCGCTGCGTCACAACAGCGTCGAGACATTTGACGAGTACAACACTGGCAAAAACGTCGGTAAGGGCACGCCGAGCGTATTTTGGGAGATCGTGCCGGGTAGTAGCGAGTGCGAGATACACACCTATATGGCGGGCGGCGGCTGTAGCCTGCCCGGCAAGGCAACCGTACTGATGCCGGGCATGGGTTACGAGGGAGTCGTAAAATTCGTCATGGACATCATGACAAGCTACGGCATAAATGCCTGTCCTCCGCTGCTAGTGGGCGTAGGCATCGGCACCTCGATCGACGTGGCGTCGCTGCTATCTAAAAAAGCGCTGATGAGGCCGCTAGGCTCGCGCAATCCAAACGACCGCGCCGCGCTAACCGAAAAGCTGCTAGAAGATGGTATCAATAAAATCGGCCTCGGCCCGCAAGGCATGAGCGGCGCAAGCTCGGTCATGGGCGTGCATATCGAAAACTGCGCCCGCCACCCAAGCGTCATCGCCGTCGCCGTAAACGTAGGCTGCTGGTCGCACCGCAAAGGCCACATCGTCTGGGACGAAAAGATAAATTTTGCCGTAAAATCGCACAAGGAGTTCGCGCTATGA